Proteins encoded within one genomic window of Candidatus Poribacteria bacterium:
- the thrC gene encoding threonine synthase, with translation MNYNAWFQCSEGCDETYPLTEVIYRCKNCDGLLEVQHDIDVLKQRSAADWKSLFEHRYMRTQYPYGSGVWGKKELVCPNIDDGNIISMYEGGTNLFWAERLGAQLGLNDLWIKQCGNSHTGSFKDLGMTVLVSMVKQIMAESGDLRAVMCASTGDTSASLAAYASAAGIPAIILLPKEKVTREQLIQPIANGALTLSLETDFDGCMEIVQKLSARKDFYLANSINSIRIEGQKTISIEIVQQFDWEVPDWIIIPGGNLGNVSALGLGFLMMLELGIIDKLPRIACAQAERANPLYRSYQTDFTEFHAITAQSTQATAIQIGNPVSIHRAIRTLRRFDGIVDQATEAELADAAAKADRTGLFNCPHTGVALAVLIKMVKRKQILPDDRVIVISTANGLKFPDFKVAYHNFTPDEPPPRYLNAPVELEADYEGVLKQISTHLDA, from the coding sequence ATGAACTACAATGCATGGTTCCAGTGCAGCGAAGGATGTGATGAAACGTATCCGCTCACTGAAGTTATCTACCGGTGCAAAAACTGCGATGGGCTTTTAGAAGTTCAACACGACATAGATGTGCTGAAACAGCGTAGTGCTGCGGACTGGAAATCGCTTTTTGAGCACCGTTACATGCGGACACAATATCCCTACGGTAGCGGTGTATGGGGAAAAAAAGAACTTGTCTGTCCAAACATTGATGATGGCAACATTATCTCTATGTATGAGGGTGGCACCAACCTATTCTGGGCAGAACGTCTCGGTGCCCAACTCGGCTTGAACGACCTATGGATTAAGCAGTGCGGTAACAGTCATACTGGCTCCTTTAAAGACCTTGGTATGACCGTTCTGGTCTCAATGGTAAAACAGATTATGGCTGAGTCTGGAGACCTCCGCGCTGTTATGTGTGCCTCTACTGGTGATACCTCTGCCTCTTTGGCAGCGTACGCCTCTGCGGCAGGTATCCCAGCAATAATTCTCTTACCGAAAGAGAAGGTTACGCGTGAGCAGCTCATCCAACCCATCGCCAATGGTGCGTTGACCCTTTCGCTTGAGACCGATTTCGATGGCTGTATGGAAATCGTCCAAAAACTCTCTGCTCGAAAAGATTTCTATCTTGCGAACTCCATTAATTCTATCCGAATTGAAGGGCAGAAAACGATTAGCATCGAGATCGTGCAACAGTTCGATTGGGAAGTACCCGATTGGATTATCATTCCGGGGGGTAACCTCGGCAACGTCTCAGCACTCGGACTCGGCTTTCTAATGATGCTGGAACTCGGTATCATTGATAAACTGCCGCGGATCGCTTGTGCCCAAGCCGAACGCGCAAATCCGCTCTACCGAAGTTATCAAACAGATTTCACGGAGTTCCACGCCATCACAGCACAATCTACACAAGCCACAGCAATCCAGATCGGCAACCCGGTCTCAATCCACCGCGCTATCCGAACCCTGCGACGGTTCGATGGGATTGTTGATCAGGCAACAGAAGCGGAATTAGCGGACGCTGCGGCGAAAGCGGATAGAACAGGGTTATTTAACTGCCCACATACCGGAGTAGCATTAGCGGTACTCATAAAAATGGTCAAGCGCAAACAGATTCTCCCCGATGATAGGGTCATCGTTATCTCTACAGCCAACGGACTCAAGTTTCCGGATTTCAAGGTCGCATATCACAACTTCACACCCGATGAACCACCACCCCGTTACCTAAATGCCCCAGTTGAATTGGAAGCAGACTATGAAGGCGTTCTGAAACAGATTTCCACACACCTTGATGCATAA
- the scpB gene encoding SMC-Scp complex subunit ScpB, with product MDSEYVTPVDPVEEPDPISMPKPKSILEAILFAASEPISVDQFQAVLPELDKRAIRRELDDLRQDYQEMRRSFRLVEIANGYQICTCPQYAEWIQKFYTRQVRVTLSPSALETLAIVAYKQPITRADVAALRGVNSDSVLNSLLEKGLVCIAGRKAGRSLLFSTTDEFLQQFGLRDASELPSLDEIDELLNTPNVSEPTESLLPEMMEESAE from the coding sequence ATGGATTCTGAATATGTTACCCCTGTCGATCCGGTAGAGGAACCGGACCCAATATCGATGCCAAAACCTAAATCAATTTTGGAAGCGATTCTGTTCGCCGCGAGCGAACCAATTTCGGTGGACCAGTTTCAAGCAGTGCTGCCGGAGTTAGACAAGCGCGCTATCCGGAGAGAACTCGACGACCTGCGCCAAGACTATCAAGAAATGAGACGCAGTTTCCGCCTTGTTGAAATAGCAAACGGCTACCAAATTTGCACGTGTCCACAATACGCGGAGTGGATTCAGAAGTTTTATACTCGACAAGTTCGCGTCACGCTGTCCCCGTCTGCCTTAGAGACGCTTGCAATCGTTGCATACAAGCAGCCTATCACACGTGCTGATGTCGCAGCACTCCGCGGCGTAAATAGTGATAGCGTCCTGAACTCACTCCTTGAAAAAGGACTCGTCTGTATTGCAGGTAGAAAAGCGGGTCGCTCACTCCTCTTCTCAACCACAGACGAATTTCTCCAACAATTCGGATTGAGGGATGCTTCTGAATTGCCTTCACTCGATGAGATTGACGAACTCCTCAACACACCTAACGTGAGCGAACCTACCGAAAGCCTACTTCCAGAAATGATGGAGGAGAGCGCAGAATAA
- a CDS encoding segregation/condensation protein A gives MLPETTPTSDATVPMYSVKLDGFEGPLDLLLHLIQKEEMDIYDIQIAQITDRYLEYVNLMEQLDLDVASEFLVMAATLLHIKSQSILPQLTPSTEHAIGDQEQLVKQLLEYKQFKEAAQVLDVYAERQTWVYNRSPKLHADLDGTRSFEIKATLFDLLTAFKTINDRVAEVDSEEMYETVEEETITVEDKIAFIERQLESADQLLFDELFPLSASKADWIVTFLAILELIRIGKIVTVQTDHFESIYIVKQEYQASEREIAPPPIVENPRSEERDY, from the coding sequence ATGTTACCTGAAACGACTCCAACTTCTGACGCTACAGTCCCGATGTACTCCGTGAAATTAGATGGTTTTGAAGGACCATTAGATTTGCTTCTCCATCTGATTCAGAAAGAAGAGATGGATATCTACGATATTCAGATTGCGCAAATCACGGATCGGTATCTGGAATATGTCAATTTAATGGAGCAGTTGGATCTTGATGTAGCATCCGAATTTTTGGTGATGGCAGCGACACTTCTGCATATTAAATCGCAGAGCATTCTTCCGCAACTCACTCCAAGTACCGAACACGCAATCGGCGACCAAGAGCAACTTGTTAAACAACTTCTAGAGTACAAACAGTTTAAAGAGGCTGCCCAAGTTCTCGATGTTTACGCCGAGCGGCAGACATGGGTCTATAACAGAAGTCCTAAATTGCATGCCGATTTAGATGGGACGCGTTCTTTCGAGATTAAAGCGACGCTGTTTGATCTGCTTACCGCTTTCAAGACTATAAATGACCGGGTTGCGGAGGTAGACTCCGAAGAGATGTATGAGACAGTCGAAGAAGAAACAATCACTGTTGAAGACAAAATTGCTTTCATAGAGAGGCAGTTGGAGAGCGCAGATCAACTCTTATTCGATGAACTGTTCCCGTTATCCGCAAGCAAAGCGGATTGGATTGTTACGTTCCTCGCCATTTTAGAACTTATTCGGATAGGGAAAATCGTCACTGTTCAAACCGACCACTTCGAGAGCATTTATATCGTTAAACAGGAATATCAAGCGTCTGAGCGCGAGATCGCACCGCCTCCGATCGTAGAAAATCCTCGTTCAGAAGAACGAGACTATTAG
- a CDS encoding site-2 protease family protein: MSNFDPYVAILRVTQFIILLTFHEWGHAKSADMLGDPTARDQGRMSLNPGVHIDVIGTLILPLLGTLFGGGFFGWAKPVPVNPYNLKNPRRDLMLIAAAGPFMNIVLTFVILGALSIVLEFTGFNPRQSPLHDEINRQVIITALISVFLAAFNMLPLFPLDGFSVVRGLLPREAAFQFEKLSPYGMPILMCLIFLPSILGIPNIVFNFLGDVSYGTLNLIAEIVGLR, from the coding sequence ATGTCTAATTTCGATCCTTATGTAGCAATCCTTAGAGTTACCCAGTTCATTATTCTGTTAACCTTTCACGAGTGGGGACACGCCAAATCAGCAGATATGTTAGGAGATCCGACAGCGCGCGATCAAGGACGGATGTCATTGAATCCGGGTGTACATATCGATGTTATTGGCACACTCATCCTCCCGCTGCTCGGTACACTTTTTGGGGGCGGTTTCTTCGGCTGGGCAAAACCGGTGCCGGTTAACCCTTACAATTTGAAAAACCCAAGAAGAGACCTGATGTTAATCGCAGCGGCGGGACCTTTCATGAATATCGTTCTCACTTTCGTGATTCTGGGAGCACTTAGTATAGTATTGGAATTTACAGGCTTTAATCCACGTCAATCTCCACTACATGATGAAATTAACAGACAAGTCATTATTACAGCATTGATTAGTGTGTTTCTCGCGGCATTCAATATGCTCCCACTTTTTCCGTTAGACGGTTTCAGTGTTGTGAGAGGTTTGCTCCCGAGAGAAGCAGCATTCCAGTTTGAAAAATTGAGTCCGTATGGCATGCCGATTCTGATGTGCCTTATTTTTCTGCCGAGTATCCTCGGTATACCAAACATTGTGTTCAATTTCCTTGGTGATGTCAGTTACGGCACGCTCAATCTGATAGCAGAAATCGTGGGTCTACGATAG
- a CDS encoding cyclase family protein: protein MHLDFQNVLDLSYVVDENSPCELPIDPAKIYDQATLEKDGYFESRIDTSGHYSTHMDAPCLMYPGGATIAEIPKEKLTGHAVLMDFSAIKKPNDAVTTEDIKAWIAENGEIPESSIVFMRTGMDRFVYQDRFNREWIGFSEDAAELLVEKGIKVIGTDACSIDSVAGHPPLHDGLPPAHLVFLGAGIPHVEDLCNLSQLPTHFYVVIAPLKLARSSGAPTRVFAFV, encoded by the coding sequence ATGCACCTTGACTTTCAAAACGTGCTGGATCTGTCTTATGTGGTCGATGAAAATAGTCCATGTGAGCTGCCGATTGATCCTGCCAAAATTTATGACCAAGCGACGTTGGAAAAAGATGGCTATTTTGAAAGCCGTATTGACACATCTGGACACTACTCTACTCACATGGATGCTCCGTGTTTAATGTATCCGGGTGGTGCAACTATCGCCGAGATTCCGAAGGAGAAACTGACCGGACACGCTGTGTTGATGGACTTTTCTGCGATCAAAAAACCGAACGACGCAGTGACCACTGAAGATATTAAGGCGTGGATAGCCGAAAATGGTGAGATTCCAGAAAGCAGCATCGTTTTTATGCGGACAGGGATGGACAGATTTGTCTATCAGGACAGATTTAATCGAGAGTGGATCGGCTTCAGTGAAGACGCTGCTGAACTCCTCGTCGAAAAAGGTATAAAGGTTATCGGAACGGACGCATGTAGTATTGACTCGGTGGCGGGACATCCACCCTTACACGATGGCTTACCTCCAGCACATCTCGTTTTTCTCGGAGCCGGTATCCCGCACGTTGAGGATTTGTGTAATCTGAGCCAACTACCGACGCATTTCTATGTCGTCATTGCGCCGTTGAAATTAGCACGGAGTTCCGGGGCACCGACACGTGTGTTCGCGTTTGTATAG
- a CDS encoding GNAT family N-acetyltransferase, with protein sequence MHHKIIYRHWQPGDDDAILELFLQDEQFGITKDYYEKKFSGPDLEPEGIRLALVGGRVVGHVFGSQTYLFVEGRSQDFGMVTVMFVAPDMRRQGIATRLMRDLNAYFEKKGIAEAFSM encoded by the coding sequence ATGCACCATAAAATCATTTACAGACATTGGCAACCCGGCGACGATGACGCAATTTTGGAGTTGTTTTTGCAAGACGAACAATTTGGTATTACCAAAGACTATTATGAAAAGAAGTTTAGCGGTCCAGATCTTGAACCGGAAGGTATTCGTTTGGCATTAGTCGGTGGAAGGGTTGTTGGACATGTATTTGGCTCGCAGACGTACTTATTTGTTGAGGGGAGGAGTCAGGATTTTGGGATGGTAACAGTCATGTTTGTTGCACCCGACATGCGCCGTCAAGGTATCGCAACGCGCTTGATGCGGGACCTAAATGCATACTTTGAGAAAAAAGGTATCGCGGAGGCATTCTCTATGTAG
- a CDS encoding inositol-phosphate phosphatase, with translation MPSQFLTVALEAAKNAEEIITAYYTGDIEVEMKADETPVTLADRGAEKVIRETIKQAFPDHGFLGEEYGIEEGDSPYVWIIDPIDATKNYIRKIPIFGTQIALMKGDELILGVSNAPLLNELLYAEAGEGAFLNGEPITVSSVTHPEDAMVCHGGLKWFVEKGTFPGIYNLINDTARTRGFGDFYMYHLVASARADAVVEAAISIWDIAAITVIVQEGGGKVTDIQGQPITKETASLVATNGVLHNTVLDYFKDA, from the coding sequence ATGCCCAGTCAATTTTTAACGGTTGCCTTAGAAGCAGCCAAAAATGCCGAAGAAATTATCACCGCTTACTACACTGGTGATATAGAGGTTGAAATGAAAGCCGATGAAACGCCAGTCACGCTTGCCGATAGAGGCGCGGAAAAAGTCATCCGTGAAACCATCAAACAAGCATTTCCAGACCACGGATTCTTAGGCGAGGAATACGGAATCGAAGAAGGAGATTCACCTTATGTCTGGATCATCGACCCAATTGATGCCACTAAAAACTACATTCGTAAAATCCCGATTTTCGGCACACAGATTGCCCTGATGAAAGGTGATGAACTTATCCTCGGCGTTTCCAATGCGCCGCTTCTGAACGAACTTCTTTACGCGGAAGCAGGCGAGGGTGCTTTCCTGAACGGCGAACCGATAACCGTTTCCAGTGTAACACACCCCGAAGACGCAATGGTATGCCACGGCGGGCTGAAGTGGTTTGTAGAAAAAGGCACCTTCCCAGGTATTTACAACCTTATCAATGACACTGCACGTACCAGAGGATTCGGCGACTTCTACATGTATCATCTCGTGGCTTCTGCAAGAGCGGATGCAGTCGTTGAAGCGGCGATTAGTATTTGGGACATCGCTGCCATCACCGTTATCGTGCAGGAAGGCGGTGGAAAGGTGACAGATATACAGGGGCAACCCATTACGAAAGAGACTGCGTCACTCGTAGCAACGAATGGGGTTTTGCATAACACTGTATTGGATTACTTTAAAGATGCCTAA
- a CDS encoding lipase maturation factor family protein, whose translation MQPQSSKPLLVYDNDCDFCRYWIAQWQHTTGDSIEYAPYQEVAAEFPDIPPSAFEDSVQLILQNGTVLSGAGAVLRALNNGFFLWCYNRLPGFAGVSEGVYRFVAQHRPFFSALTRWFWGTHTERTTFHLSRWLFLRGLGCIYLIAFLSLWVQIHGLVGSNGILPAGQYLEAVRQQIGTEGYYLVPTLFWLNPSDIFLHFLCAGGVLLSLVLIAGFVPSFALVGLWAFYLSLVTVGQVFLSFQWDVLLLEAGFLAIFFAPLQLRDTFTRASQSSTAFLWLLRWLLFRLMFASGFVKLASDEVWRNLTALNFHYETQPLPTWFGWYVHQLPEWFHKASTIGMFAAELVVSFLIFAPRRARTVGCLGLIVLQILITLTGNYCFFNLLTILLCLLLIDDVMWKSLLPKRFMPTIHTIEKPPRQYRRIGIAVAAVLLFLLSGIRFGGQLFREAQLPNVAWIAPFRSVNTYGLFADMTESRPEIIVEGSNDRITWKTYQFRWKPGDLKVAPKWVAPHQPRLDWQMWFAALQGSYHNTPWFLNFMGALLQGKSEVLQLFAENPFSESPPRYVRATLYDYRFTDLTTKRSEGTWWSREWKRIYCPAISLR comes from the coding sequence ATGCAACCACAAAGCAGCAAACCGCTCCTTGTCTACGATAATGACTGCGATTTTTGCCGATATTGGATCGCTCAGTGGCAGCATACCACCGGCGACAGCATTGAGTATGCCCCGTATCAAGAGGTGGCTGCGGAATTCCCGGATATACCCCCTTCAGCATTTGAGGACTCAGTCCAGTTAATTCTCCAAAACGGAACAGTTTTGAGCGGTGCAGGGGCTGTCCTACGTGCTTTAAACAACGGTTTTTTCCTTTGGTGTTATAACCGTTTGCCCGGGTTCGCGGGTGTGTCAGAAGGAGTTTACCGTTTCGTTGCACAGCACCGTCCATTTTTCTCGGCACTAACGCGCTGGTTTTGGGGGACACACACTGAGAGAACAACGTTCCATCTATCGCGTTGGCTGTTTCTGCGAGGACTCGGTTGTATATACCTCATTGCCTTTTTGTCCTTGTGGGTGCAGATTCACGGGCTTGTCGGCAGCAACGGCATCCTACCAGCAGGGCAGTATTTGGAGGCTGTCCGCCAGCAAATCGGGACAGAAGGTTACTACCTCGTTCCAACACTGTTCTGGTTGAACCCGTCAGATATTTTCCTCCACTTCTTGTGCGCTGGTGGCGTTCTTCTGTCTCTGGTTTTAATCGCAGGCTTCGTTCCGTCATTTGCTTTAGTCGGTTTGTGGGCGTTTTATTTATCGCTCGTGACAGTCGGACAAGTTTTTCTGAGTTTCCAATGGGATGTCCTGCTCTTGGAGGCGGGCTTTCTGGCGATCTTTTTCGCGCCACTGCAACTCCGTGATACATTCACACGCGCGTCCCAATCCTCCACCGCGTTTTTGTGGCTATTACGTTGGCTCCTGTTCCGCTTGATGTTTGCCTCCGGGTTTGTTAAACTCGCCAGTGATGAGGTGTGGCGAAACCTTACCGCCCTCAACTTCCACTATGAGACACAACCCCTGCCGACGTGGTTCGGATGGTATGTCCATCAGTTACCGGAATGGTTTCATAAAGCCTCAACTATCGGTATGTTCGCGGCTGAGTTGGTCGTCTCGTTTCTGATTTTCGCCCCGCGACGTGCTCGAACTGTGGGATGCCTTGGATTGATAGTACTCCAAATACTCATTACTCTGACAGGGAATTACTGCTTCTTTAACCTACTGACAATTTTGTTGTGTCTCTTGCTCATTGACGATGTGATGTGGAAATCACTTCTTCCGAAACGGTTTATGCCGACCATCCACACAATCGAAAAACCGCCTCGTCAATACAGACGTATCGGCATAGCGGTAGCGGCAGTGCTTCTCTTTCTGCTGAGCGGCATCCGATTCGGCGGGCAACTCTTTAGAGAGGCACAACTCCCAAATGTTGCATGGATCGCGCCATTTCGGAGTGTGAATACCTACGGACTTTTTGCGGATATGACGGAATCGCGTCCAGAAATTATCGTTGAAGGCAGCAACGATCGGATAACATGGAAGACTTACCAATTCCGGTGGAAACCTGGAGACCTGAAGGTCGCTCCTAAATGGGTTGCTCCACACCAACCACGACTCGATTGGCAGATGTGGTTTGCGGCACTCCAAGGTAGTTATCACAACACGCCATGGTTTCTCAATTTTATGGGAGCGTTGCTACAAGGTAAATCTGAGGTGCTACAGTTATTCGCAGAAAATCCATTTTCAGAGTCTCCGCCTCGTTATGTTCGCGCGACCCTTTACGATTACAGATTCACGGACCTCACAACAAAACGTTCAGAAGGTACATGGTGGTCCCGCGAATGGAAAAGGATTTATTGCCCTGCAATTTCACTTCGTTAA
- a CDS encoding DegT/DnrJ/EryC1/StrS family aminotransferase — protein sequence MSNQLAISGGTPVRDIESEPWSSWPLKTTEEWESKVEPLLREVYLSGNEGSGGAMIERFNEQYAQYSGTNYALFMPHGTDSISAALAGALDLDGFSDGGEVIVPNYTFVATASAVLERRCTVVFVDISPETFTIDPAGVETAIGPETRAILPVHLGGHPADMGALREIAQRHQLAIIEDCAQAHGAEYQTKKVGSLSDVGAFSFQASKNLTSGEGGMVTTNDKDIHDRVCAFMNVGRAPGGARWEYPRLGWNYRPSEYLAAILQVRLELLEAQTDLRNRNAAYLSNALATIEGITPPELAPWVTKHGYHLYCLRYDSKGFGGKSRQEFVDALSAEGIPCSIGYRSPLSQEPGMAHVAEKYPHLIRSLPCPNAVLVCEQSVWLFQNLFLGSTRDMDQIAEAIAKIHQAWH from the coding sequence ATGTCCAACCAACTGGCAATTTCAGGCGGCACACCTGTCCGCGACATAGAAAGCGAACCGTGGTCCTCATGGCCCCTCAAGACAACTGAAGAGTGGGAGTCAAAAGTTGAACCGCTGCTTCGGGAAGTGTATCTGAGTGGTAACGAAGGCTCCGGAGGCGCGATGATTGAACGTTTCAACGAACAATACGCCCAATACTCCGGGACAAACTACGCCCTCTTCATGCCGCACGGCACCGATTCAATTAGTGCTGCCTTAGCCGGTGCGCTGGATCTCGACGGATTCAGCGATGGCGGTGAAGTCATCGTGCCGAACTATACGTTCGTAGCAACTGCGAGCGCAGTGTTGGAACGTCGATGCACCGTGGTGTTTGTGGATATTTCACCAGAGACGTTTACGATTGACCCGGCAGGTGTTGAAACGGCTATTGGTCCTGAAACTCGTGCGATCCTCCCCGTCCATCTCGGCGGTCATCCAGCAGATATGGGGGCATTACGTGAGATTGCCCAACGCCACCAACTTGCGATTATTGAGGACTGCGCGCAGGCACACGGCGCAGAATATCAGACGAAAAAGGTTGGTTCTCTCAGTGATGTCGGTGCGTTTAGTTTCCAAGCCTCGAAGAATTTGACTTCCGGTGAAGGGGGCATGGTCACGACGAATGACAAAGATATTCACGACCGAGTCTGTGCCTTTATGAACGTCGGACGTGCTCCGGGTGGTGCAAGATGGGAATATCCACGACTCGGTTGGAATTACCGCCCCTCAGAATATCTTGCAGCGATATTGCAGGTGCGCTTGGAACTGTTGGAGGCACAAACCGATCTGCGAAACCGAAACGCTGCTTATCTCTCCAACGCTCTGGCGACAATTGAAGGCATCACACCGCCAGAACTCGCGCCATGGGTTACCAAACACGGGTATCACCTCTACTGCTTGCGGTACGATTCCAAAGGCTTCGGTGGCAAATCGCGACAGGAATTTGTGGACGCGCTCTCTGCTGAAGGCATTCCGTGTTCCATCGGTTACCGTTCTCCACTTTCACAGGAACCGGGAATGGCACACGTCGCGGAGAAATATCCTCACCTCATCCGATCATTGCCTTGCCCAAATGCGGTATTAGTTTGTGAACAAAGCGTGTGGCTTTTCCAGAACCTCTTCCTCGGCTCGACAAGGGACATGGATCAGATTGCGGAAGCCATTGCTAAAATTCATCAGGCATGGCATTAA